The genomic interval ATCCTCAGTTGACCTAGCTTTGGGGAAGACAGGAGAGGGCTTGAGTCTGTGTGGTTTAATGGTAAAACATTCACCACACTGCCATCTATAGGAAGATTACATCATAAGAAGCACCAGTGTAAATAGCCCAAGGAGAAGATTATCAAGACTTACTGTGTAAACATAAGTTGCATAACTTCCTGAAaagtgtcatttaaaaatatcccgcttaaaaaaacatttcttctaGCTCACTGGAGCATGCAGCTGAATGACACAGTCATGAAAAACATGCTTCTTATAAAGTGCTAACGGACCtgtgttcatattttttactgtgttacATCAGCCACTTGAAAGCTGAGAGGTTGCTCTTTTGTATGATTACAATGTGCCACTGTAGGTTTTCACAGTAACACAAGCTAACAGAGttgcttttattcatttgaGTGTGTAATTCtagaaaaaatgcttttatataaataacatgtgtccattttaaatgtatatatatgtatgtatgacaAGATATTAACATTTCCCTGTTGTATCTTGTAGAAGTAAAATAGGTGCAAATGAAACCATGTAACTCCACTTAAGATTTTCAAGCAGAGATCACTATGTATATAACCTGCTTAAACTTTTCCTTGCAGATATAGATGTTGAAATATAGAGTCTATGTCGAACATTTTGGTTCCTCTCATGGTTACTTTCCATGTTACTCTTCAATGCCTTCAAATTTAGGCAATTAAAATTAGAGTTGGTTAATTGCTGTAGCGCATATCTTGTATCTGACTGTATCTTAACTCATAGCTATCTGAAATTGAGATAAACTATATATCTTAACTATAAATTAAACTTGCCTGGTCTTTCAAAGTAACATATTTGTACCGTCTTTGTACTGTCttgattttgaataaatatttgaaaataatttggtCTGTGCTCCATTTTTTCCGGGGGCTATATTGGTTTAAGGAAATTTGTTAAATCTCGGGAGGCCAAGTAAACTCCATCTTTGTGCTGGACAGAGTGTTGTACTGtagattgtgtgtgttgttttgggTCCTGACCCATGAAGTCATTGGGGTAGCATAGCATCCTTCCTTtacactttgactttttttaagactGCCTATGTTAagcttttctgacattttattggcatactgtactatgacttttttatgttatacTATACAATGAGTGTTGTGatagtttattttgatatttgttttaatatttaattttacagCACATTATAAATTTGCATTTTACAACATAATatactaatacattttttgtatattattttatattttaaatgtttatattttatattttttgtgatgtttttaggacatactataacttttatatgaCAATTATAATGACGTTTGTATGGTATAgctactatactgtgactttaagTGACATTTTATGAGTAACATTACTGTGGCTTTTGTATTACATTAAAAAccacatttttatgacataatatactatggctttttatgacatactaatctttgacttttaaattacatttttattgcatgCAAGGCCATGACTTTCGATTACATTTCTATAATGTACTATGActccttttatgacttttttcgacatgctatactatgactttttatgacttttttcaacacttcaaataatattaaaaaatgtatacaaaacctcttcatttttaatttatctataaaaaaaattacacctGCAGTCATTCTATTGCTGATGTGAACTTTTATGtagcacaaaaacaaatttcattATTTTCGTCAAAAAGGaactaatatttttttaattagactgaaataaaattattgaaaatgtaacaatatacTCTTTTTTTGCCTCGAATTGATAGACACACAGTGAGCTTCGAGCTGTCAATAAATGGAAATATCATGTCCGGCTGACTAGGATTCAGATAGAAAATCACTTTAATCTGCTTACGAGTGTATGTATAGATGCACGGGGAAACACTGCTTATGTAACAAATCCGCTGAGTGATTGTGCTAAAAAATCTGAGTATGTCTCAGCATTCATCTCGGACTTCTCTTTAATCCACATCAAACAGCATTTCATTCCATTACAAGACAGCAAATctgaagaaatatatatatatacaaaaatatattttttcacatgtCGATTGAAATCTCCTCACACATCACACTTACAATTTAGTTTGGATTAAGTTTagcatacataaatatacaaaatatttaattttagtATTCTTTTGCATTAAGTATaaaaacttaaagaaaaaataaactatcaaatgtattttatcacaAACTTCTTTCTGTACACGTATATTGACACAGATAATACAAACTCTCCTTATAATAAGGAAGAAAGGCATCTCCACTTTGAGCCGATATAGCTTGCgatatatatttacatgatgACTATTAATCTATGATAGCTCCAGTTTATGTCTCTTATAAGTGTATTACTGTTACATTtgagtaaaatatattttcaaaagtctGAATATGATCTTTGCAAAATCTAGAAGATCATTTAACAAAAATTTACATTGTTTTGAAAGTATTTCCAGGCTCCCTCAAAAAGTCTTTACCACCTGGATgacaaaatattcagtttgctgcacaataaaatattgatgaaCCCATTTCCACAGTTATGTCTGTTTCACCTTTCCAAACAAAGCTGGCCACTGTAAAACATGTCATTGTTCAATTTGTACAGTTaaccactttatttttttaaatactatcttttatatctatatgtatTTGTCTTGATTTAACTTTCcactatcttatcttaaaataaaatatgaggTTAATATCTTTCAGATGTAGAAAAACAGCAAGGAGATGTGTAATTTTCTGGTTCCTGGATAGGAAAAAGAGTCACAAGTTgtaaaacaagatgaaaatatgttttattgtgcaGCAGATGGAATTATCTTTCATCCAGACGGTCAGAAGAGACTTTGGGGATTCTGGAAATACCGTTAGAACAGCGGTGAGATTTGTTACATGACCATAGATTTTTCGAAAATCACTAGTTTTATAACtccaatgtaataataatacaagaGAAGCACACTGacattatttacatatacacatgtatgtacatttCTTGACTTTGATGCTAGTACAAATGGGCTGCACTTCCACCTTTGCCTCTATCCTCTGACTTCCGCCTCTTTTTAAGCTTATCTTCCGAGTCCCTGCAAAGGCCTTCATCGCTGGCTGCCTGCAGGCTGTCAAAAGTGCCTTGCCTCTCCGTGCCCTGCAGGTTCTCTCCGTGCAGTCTGCGCTTCTTCCACAGATTAACACAGCGATCAAAACAGCTGAATCTAGCCTCCGTGGTGCAGGCGTACATGCCAGCCGGCACTGCCAGCACCATGGCgcacacaataacaataatgtgGATGagtctctctctttgctccaGCTCactgatgtcacttcctgtcacaaACACGATGCACTGACCCTGCCTCGGTGGATGGTTCTTCAGGGTCACGCACACCTCGTATTTGGTGGCAGGAAGCAGGTTGCTGACAGTGTAGCTGTTGATGCCGGGGCCAATGTAGATCATCTCCTTTTTGGGTGAATCATATTTGCCAAAGTGGATGGTGAACCAAGTTTCTGTTGGGTTGTCTGTTATTGCGTACCACTCCAGGGTGATACCGTAAACTGTCTGTTTGGCGATGCGGATGTCAATGAAGACTTTCTCATCGGAAGACAACATTGGGACGGgtggagggagaagagcagaggaATTGGAGGAGTTGATGTTAACCGTTATGCTGACAGAGGAGTTGCCAATGAAGTTGTTGGCCATGCAGGTATAGAGTCCTCGGTCTGCCAGTCGAAGAGAGGGGATCACCAGCTGGGAGGTGACGGTCTCCTCGTCTATATATGTCGCTGAAGCTGCAAGAAGAAATCATAGCATCAGAGAATAAAAATCACAGGATTGTTCATATATGATAAAGACATGGGTAACCCTCAAGACGGTATTGCTCatgaatgttttcataaagCAGATGCAGCCTGAAAGTACAACAAATTCCACTTTAAGTGCTCCTGGAGCATGTTCACAGCAATTGAATGGAtaataggaataaaaaaaatcttaccaGCAAATCCTCTTATAATCTTCAGAGCGTACATCCATTGAATGGTTGGACCTGGCCTGGCCTTTACTAAGCATGTGAGTGTTGCATTTTCACCGAGAGGTAAAGTGATGTTAGTCTCTAGGGCAGAGGCCACCGGCTTCATGCATGTTTTTAACTGGATCTCGTGGAAAAACTTGTCAGCTTTGGAGGCGGGGCCCGAGCACATCAAATAAGAGTTCATGAGAATGATGGGAGGGCTGACAGCCCTGATGAATTCAACAAAGCCTTTGAGGCGGCAATCGCACAACCAGGGGTTATCATGCAGCGCCAAGACCACATTTGAGACCAGCCCTTCTTTACCCCACGCTTTCTCTGCTGTTTGGTAAAGTGGCCAATTAATGAAGACATCTTTTGATATGACACTAAGCTGGTTGAAGGATAAATCTAAGTAGGTCAGTTTAGGTAAGTGTCTCAGAGCGTGTTCGGGGAGGACATCCAGTCGATTATGCTTCAGGTCCAAAATCTTCAGTTTCGGGGTGTCCTGAAAGGCCGTCCATGTTACTGAAGTCAGCTTGTTCCCTTGCAGCCTGAGCTCAGTCAGGTTGGCCAGCCCATCCAGGCTTTTTATGTTCATCAGGGTGATCTCATTGAAATTCAGCCAGAGGAACTCTAAGGCACTAACTTTAGAAAAAGATCCTCCAGGTAACTCGGTCAGGTGGCAGTTTTCAATTCGGATTTTTGTGAAATCATGTGGAATGTCCTCTGGTATTTGTCCCATGGAGGTTTCCATACATAGTAAAGACCTACGATGGTAAGACGAGATATGTTTAGACAAGAAAAGTGCATATTTTATCTACATAGCTACTCATATACATGCACCATTTGTGCAAATTAATGGATAGTTTTGGTAGGTTTTAGAACCATTTGGTTAGCAGgttacatacaaacaaaacagtgttaTGACAAACACATAATTTTCTCTAAAAAGTTTGTGTAATTCTAGGGATCACTTACCTTCCCAAGTTGTCATCTGTGCAGGAGCAACCGGTCGGACACGTTGATAATCCAGGGGTGATGAGATGAAATACCAAAGCGATATGTAATGCGACATAAAAGGCGTCCATATTCCTGGAGGAGCATGTGAAATAGGCCTGCGAGGACAGGACATCAGCTGTGTTGCAGAAAGCCTATTACCTTAATCTTCCTTGATGTAAGACTTAAGACACCCAGTGACATGTGAGACGCACATAGGTAAGGTGTACTTATAGCAGTGGCCCACTTTGTCAAATCTCATCAAAAGCACGAAACACTCCCGATAAATGTTCAATCAAGATTCAGTGAGTTTTGTTTGATTCTGCACTTCTACATCCAGGTATGACCCCGAACTGCTTCGCATCagtctaatttaatttatttgtcccCCACTAAAGCGAGAGGCATTGACATGACAGGAGGGCCATCTGTATTAAGTGGGCCAGAGCCCGTTGGGTTTAGCAGCACGGAGAGGGAGGgctgcacagagacagagagacagatgtctGGAGAGGACTGTAATCTGACCTCATTAATCTGGTTGTCTCTCAGGTTGGTAAATCAGCATATAAAGAATATGTGGTAAAGGACAACATCTACAGCACTTTGGTTTCCATCTTTAACAGGCATTTGTACCTTTTCATTGGGTGTACATGGTCAACATTTAAAAGGAACAGGAAAAGAGGTTAATCAGATGTTCAGTAATGAAGGCAACTTCCAGCTATGCGACAAGTTTTAAATTCAGCGTAAAGATATTGATGATCTCCTATTGTTAGTTTACTTGCACAGCAATACTAACAATTAGAGATGCACAGATACAGATAATGATATTGAATAACGGTCCGATAAAACTCAAATAGCTGGACCTGGCATCGGATACCATTatcttaataaataacaattcaatgCATTTATGtctatgtatttgtttgtacatttgtacacattaaataattatCCCAGTATCTGCCACACAGTGATGCATACAGCTTATTCATAAAAACCTTGGTATCGGATAGGTACTCGCTATCGgccgatacccaaagcccagtTATGGGTATCGGTATCGGAACTGAAAAAGTAGGATCGTTGCATCCTTACTAACTATGCTAACATATTGCTAACATGTtcagcaggtataatgtttaccatttaAGTTTAAAAGGGTTAGCATGCTACATTTGCTAAGAAGTCATGAacaaaaaattgtaatttaaagggaaaaaaacgtAAATTATCCTTATCCAGCTCGCACATTAGCTGTGTGTATCCCTACATCAGCTTTCATTTCTCAGTGAATTAGCGATCTGTATAGCAGCCTACATATATTTACAGACTGTTTAATGCACATAAGCTTGTTTCTGCTTTAGTCGAGATAAATATTGATCTATTCAAAAATCTATATTCTGAGATGttagaaaaaatattatgaGCAAATATCaatacaaaaagatatttatttttttacagtacattcatacatacacatatatttcaggacacaaatatttacacattataAAATGGAGGACTACTGTATTTGAGGTTTTTTGACCCAACAGTAAACCTGGCACATTAAATTCATACTGACATACAAAATAGACTATAAACCACTGATTAATCATTCCTCTCATTCCTGtatgttttaaatcaacattttaacacaatGCAGAGTTTACATCacgaaaaaaaatattattgggTTTTAAAGAGTTTAGGGCAACATTTTCCTCAGCAAAACATCACCTTTAAAAGtgcataatgaataaaaaaagattttctttaCACATTTTCTGTACACCACATGTAAATACTGAAACTGTGTCAATGCGtgtattttcccttttttgcaGTCCACCAAATAAATGGTGTTTTATTTCCCACAAGGCTGTAAAAACAACTTCATACAGCCAATGATGACTGAGCTTTTGAGCCTCTAAGCACAGCAGTTCATCTATTTACATCACaggctggtaaaaaaaacaaagtgcgTCCTCTGGAGGTTGAggcatttgtttggttttagcAGAAGTATTCATTAGGTGGCCCCTCAGTCCTGGCTGTGGCCTCAGAGTCAACACTGGACCTTGCTGAGAGCAACCTGTTGGATTCGTCAGGATTTAGCCTGGTCAGAtactctccctccatccctttAGCTTTGGCCGCAGGGCCCAGGGTCTCAAAAGTGACGTACGAGTCCTGTATCTCCTTGGACTGCCGACCCAGCAGTTTTTTGCAGCGTTTCTTTATCGCCCCGCAGCACACAATCAGTGTCAGGGGGACGGCGATGACGCATGCTACAGTTATCACCACCACATTAATGAGCTTCTGGGTGCCACTGGCGCTGGCTGCCTCGTCTGTTGAGAAGATTACACACTGCTCTTTTTTCGGGATCAGTCCTTTTACGCAAACACAAGCAATGTACTTTGTCTTTGGCACAAGGCCTTCAATGGTGATGCGGTTCTTTCCAGCACCCACGTTGACCCGACGCATGTCTCTCTCACCAAACACAGCATATAGGACACTGAATTCTGTGGTGTTTGTGGCTGTAGGGGCTCGCCAGTTCAGAGAGACAGTGTGGTCGGTGTCGCCAATCACTTTCACCGAACGCACAACCCTTTTCTCCGGAGCTTGCTGTAAGGACGAGGCATTGGCCGCTAAGTTGCTCAGAGCATCCACCTCCACCGGTTTCTGAGGGCCTGCAGCCTTGCCTCTTCCCTCAGAAGCACCGTCAGAGATGCTGTAGCTTTCGACCTCGTACTTCCCAGTCACGCCTTTGCCATTGAGAGGTTTGATGATGGGCTTGGCAGCGGTGCTGGTTGATGGAGGAACATATCTGGCAATAAGTTTCTCCTGGTATGCTGCTCTCCCAATGCCACCAGGTTTCTTCACTCTGGTTTTCTTAGAGACCCCCCACCTGCCTCCTCTGACCGAAGGGAATCTGTGATCACCAAAGAGATGATGGCATCTGCAGTGCCCACAAAGTTGGTTGCCTTGCACACATATTTCCCAGAGTCTCGGTAGGCGACTGCAGGCACGCTCAGAATCGACCAAATGATGCCCTCCTTTGAAATCTCTTCctgaactgaaaaacaaaatagcagACACCCAAAGAATTCCTTTAATCTCATTGACACTTTGACTTGGATGGAAATAGATACTCTTCTAATCCAAGCACATCTGGAAATAGTTCAGCAGAACTCACCAGTGCcgttcattttctttccatcaGCGCGGCTCCAGGACAGCTCTGGGATGGGGACTCCGACTGTGCCACAGCGGAGCAGGACGTTATTGCCCAGTGAGCTTCGCACACGAGCCACGGCCGTGTGCACCCGAGGGCCCTGGCACCTCTGCAGCTCCGCTTCGGTGAAAAGAACCCCTGACAAGCTCTCCGGATCAGCGCACCTCAGCCTGGTGTCGATGAGAGCCACAGAGGATGACGGGGATTTCTGAAACTGGACCAGATCGTACAGGCGGCAGTCGCACAGCCAAGGGTTGTCATGGAGACCTGCAGGGGAGATGAGgtgtgagaaaagaaaagaaagaacatcCTCTTATGAACTACTGTCACTACCATCAAGTACAATTTCCTTCACACAAAACCAAAGAGTCACTTTAAGACCAAGAAGGCTACTGAGAGTTAGACAACATAGAATTAGTGTGACATCTTGACAGACTGCACATAATAACTATAATTAGACTAATCCCTAACTCTTTAACTGCTTCAGGTGTCAAAGAAGTAGTCGTCATGCAATGCAGCTTAAAAAGAATAAGATCCAGTATCTAAATATCTCTCAGCTTGATCCTCACCGAGAATTAGTTTGGAGGAATCAGCGTCCTGGGACGACTTCACACTCAGCCACATTGTGAGAACGTCACCAGGAACGGTCGTAAGAGTGTTGCTGGATAAGTCCAGATAGGTGAGATTCTTAATGTACACGGTGGCATCAGCAGGGATGGTGGAGATCTTGTTGTTATGCAAGTCGAGGAGCCTCAGGTTTGGCATGTCAGTCAGAGACTCCCAGGGGAAGGAGGTGAGGGAGTTGCCATCCAGCCGGAGCTCATCCAAGTTGTAAAGACCCCGGAAACTGTCCCCATTCAGTGAATTCAGTGAATTGAAAGACATCCACAGGAACTCCAGGTTGTTGAGGTAGTGGAAGTTGTCGCTTGAAATACGTGTGATTGCTGTCTTTTCAATGCGCAGCTTCGATGTGTCAATGGGGAAGTTCGGAGGAACCACAGTGATCTCTGGATCATTGCAAAGTACACTCCTgcaaaaattattattatgattatttcttACATGACAGTTAAGGTAAACAATATTAAAGCTACTTTCAAATTGTTTGTAGAAGtggatttaaacacaaacacaatatatttatatatgcctccattttacacaaaaaaataatatagttGAGAGTTTATCTGAGAAAAACGGTGTAATCTATTGTTCAGTAACAAGCAAAGCAGATTAAAGGGCAACTCGAAGTTAATCCTCCACAGAGGGACCGAACAGAAGAAAGCTGAAGTAAAAATCACTTTTGCAcgcaagaaaacaaatgaaacacttaCTGAGAATACAATTCAAACAACATTATTCAATTAAACAAATTGCCATATTTACCTTGCTTTTGATCCGTCGCTTAATTTGTGGAAGAAGCAGCTGCATTGCGCAGGACATGCACTGCTcaataaaggaagaaaaactaGAGCCAAACCAAAAGCAGTGGTAAAATGtcgattcatttttttttctcctgcaagCAACTAAACGCTAAGCAGCTAAACTACAATCGCGAAAAACAAAGAGTCGCGTTTAACAGGGCATTGAAGGCATCGTCGTGGTTCACAGGCGCTCAGCTCCATACTGCTCCGGCTGGTCTGAATCCCGAGATAAAAAGGATAGGCAGGGATTAGAGGAGGACTTGGGTTATTTTCATTCACACGATTAGGCTATTGCTTCCTGGAAGCTGATAGGCTGCatagtttttacttttattctcTGGGGAATACTTCCTAATATTGACTGGATGGTTATTTAATggacaaaacaaccaaaacaccTGAATTAAAGGGAGGCcacacaatttaaaatgattttaaaatgcaagAATTTCTGACAgatatggaatatatatatttgtttttaatgcactagttgttgttttttttaattcgtATGAATATTTTCCTGTCAAGTCATATCATTAACTGCCAAACATTGAAGTAAACACTGTAAGATTGTAAGGCCTCATACCTTACGTTAGACAGACATTTACAACTCTGATATGAAAGCAGAAGGATGTACCTACGTTTTAAACATATTCATCAACACGTTTTCTTGTTATGTCAGCCTATCTTGAATTATGCAGTCTAGTAATAATGTTTAATACGTTGGCAGACTGTAGTTTGCATGAAGGCTAGAAATGATCAACACATGGCCACTGGATGTCAGTAGAGAGTTGTTACAGGTATTTACTGTGTTACTCACCCTCTTGTTGTGAGATCCAATCTTCAAACCAGATAAATGACAGCACCACGTAACCAAATGCAGATGATCACTGGCTTTAAATACCAAATAAAGACTTCAAAGAAGTCAAAGAATAATCTCTAATTataaatattactattattaaactgtattatgTAGTTATCACTTTCAGTAGTAACCTGCAGagcacattttgtgtgtgacaCACTTTCTGTCTGACAGATGTGTTGTCACAGTCTCTCTGGGTTATATTCACAGGTGCAGAGGTTTTAAGACACGACTGTCGGCTGGGCTCTCAAATCCTTTAATCCAGTCATCTCTGGCTCTTAATAATACATCTTTGTTCTATTTTCTTTCAGAAGGGTTGTCCCAGTGAAATTAAGGTATTTGAATCATACATGTTCTCCTAATAGAGACTGGCACCTGTCAgtgtaaaatgattaaaacccCCATATTTAGAGAAAGTGGAATGGTTGATAAATGGTCATTTGTAGAACACTTATCATTATGTCAAAAATGCTAAACAAGGCTGTTTTcggcattttttttccattcctgCTGTTGTATACGTAGTATAT from Anoplopoma fimbria isolate UVic2021 breed Golden Eagle Sablefish chromosome 5, Afim_UVic_2022, whole genome shotgun sequence carries:
- the lrit1b gene encoding LOW QUALITY PROTEIN: leucine-rich repeat, immunoglobulin-like domain and transmembrane domain-containing protein 1b (The sequence of the model RefSeq protein was modified relative to this genomic sequence to represent the inferred CDS: inserted 1 base in 1 codon), coding for MNRHFTTAFGLALVFLPLLSSACPAQCSCFFHKLSDGSKARSVLCNDPEITVVPPNFPIDTSKLRIEKTAITRISSDNFHYLNNLEFLWMSFNSLNSLNGDSFRGLYNLDELRLDGNSLTSFPWESLTDMPNLRLLDLHNNKISTIPADATVYIKNLTYLDLSSNTLTTVPGDVLTMWLSVKSSQDADSSKLILGLHDNPWLCDCRLYDLVQFQKSPSSSVALIDTRLRCADPESLSGVLFTEAELQRCQGPRVHTAVARVRSSLGNNVLLRCGTVGVPIPELSWSRADGKKMNGTVQEEISKEGIIWSILSVPAVAYRDSGKYVCKATNFVGTADAIISLVITDSLRSEEAGGGXSKKTRVKKPGGIGRAAYQEKLIARYVPPSTSTAAKPIIKPLNGKGVTGKYEVESYSISDGASEGRGKAAGPQKPVEVDALSNLAANASSLQQAPEKRVVRSVKVIGDTDHTVSLNWRAPTATNTTEFSVLYAVFGERDMRRVNVGAGKNRITIEGLVPKTKYIACVCVKGLIPKKEQCVIFSTDEAASASGTQKLINVVVITVACVIAVPLTLIVCCGAIKKRCKKLLGRQSKEIQDSYVTFETLGPAAKAKGMEGEYLTRLNPDESNRLLSARSSVDSEATARTEGPPNEYFC
- the LOC129091745 gene encoding leucine-rich repeat, immunoglobulin-like domain and transmembrane domain-containing protein 2, which translates into the protein METSMGQIPEDIPHDFTKIRIENCHLTELPGGSFSKVSALEFLWLNFNEITLMNIKSLDGLANLTELRLQGNKLTSVTWTAFQDTPKLKILDLKHNRLDVLPEHALRHLPKLTYLDLSFNQLSVISKDVFINWPLYQTAEKAWGKEGLVSNVVLALHDNPWLCDCRLKGFVEFIRAVSPPIILMNSYLMCSGPASKADKFFHEIQLKTCMKPVASALETNITLPLGENATLTCLVKARPGPTIQWMYALKIIRGFAASATYIDEETVTSQLVIPSLRLADRGLYTCMANNFIGNSSVSITVNINSSNSSALLPPPVPMLSSDEKVFIDIRIAKQTVYGITLEWYAITDNPTETWFTIHFGKYDSPKKEMIYIGPGINSYTVSNLLPATKYEVCVTLKNHPPRQGQCIVFVTGSDISELEQRERLIHIIVIVCAMVLAVPAGMYACTTEARFSCFDRCVNLWKKRRLHGENLQGTERQGTFDSLQAASDEGLCRDSEDKLKKRRKSEDRGKGGSAAHLY